The Nitrospira sp. genome contains a region encoding:
- a CDS encoding nucleoside deaminase, with the protein MRFAIQLAMTNVTSRTGGPFGAAIFETRTGRLVAVGVNLVESSNCSLAHAETVALANAHRVLEHFDLSATGLPKLELITSCEPCAMCYGAILWSGVRKIVCGARSHDAAAIGFDEGPKPRNWVAAFEQRGVSVIRDVCRKDAIAVFQRYRQAGGRIYNARKAPR; encoded by the coding sequence ATGCGATTTGCCATCCAGCTTGCGATGACCAATGTGACGTCCAGGACCGGCGGACCATTCGGCGCGGCCATCTTCGAAACTCGGACCGGGCGGCTCGTCGCCGTGGGCGTGAATCTCGTCGAATCGTCGAATTGCTCGCTGGCCCACGCCGAAACCGTTGCGCTGGCGAATGCCCACCGCGTCCTGGAACACTTTGATCTCAGCGCAACCGGCCTGCCGAAACTCGAGTTGATCACCAGTTGTGAGCCGTGTGCCATGTGTTATGGCGCAATCCTGTGGTCCGGTGTTCGCAAGATTGTCTGCGGCGCCAGAAGTCACGATGCCGCAGCGATCGGGTTCGACGAAGGACCGAAACCCAGGAACTGGGTGGCGGCATTTGAACAGCGCGGGGTCTCCGTGATCCGAGACGTTTGCCGCAAAGATGCCATCGCCGTCTTCCAGCGTTATCGGCAAGCCGGAGGCCGCATTTACAACGCGCGGAAGGCGCCGAGATAA